One bacterium genomic region harbors:
- a CDS encoding UDP-N-acetylmuramoyl-L-alanyl-D-glutamate--2,6-diaminopimelate ligase, with translation MKLQKLISDLGSFTTSGKKDIEINGIASDSNNVKSGFIFISIKGLKADGHNFINDAISRGAAALIVEKDVEVLEDITIMRVPDTKKILPVIADTFYNYPSNRMSIIGVTGTNGKTTTTYFIDQIFRKAGHKTGIIGTINYQIGDRIIPAVNTTPDPIQLRALLNQMLEVNTEIAVMEVSSHAIAQRRIAGIEFDTCIFTNLTPEHLDYHETFGKYQDTKLQLFEQMGKSSKKNTAKKAIINIDDPVSRRFFDVCQVDIITYGLNTNASVYATDIRSTLNGSCFKLRIGSESIEVKINLTGKYNIYNALAATSAALAFGLSLDEIKSGLESLKSVPGRFEKITTDAGFCIIVDYAHTPDGMKQVLSTARDLTPNRIITVFGCGGDRDRLKRPQMGRISSELSDYTIITSDNPRTEDPMKIIEEIIQGIKDTSSSALEIIPDRKSAIRRAIELAKENDLVMILGKGHETYQVLKDTVVPFDDRQVAKKYLLNF, from the coding sequence TTGAAATTGCAGAAGCTAATTTCTGATTTAGGGAGCTTTACTACATCTGGTAAGAAAGATATAGAGATTAATGGAATCGCCTCTGACTCTAACAATGTAAAGAGCGGGTTTATCTTTATTAGTATTAAAGGACTAAAGGCAGATGGACACAATTTTATTAACGATGCTATTTCCAGAGGAGCTGCAGCCCTCATAGTAGAAAAGGATGTAGAAGTATTAGAAGATATAACAATAATGAGAGTTCCTGATACGAAGAAGATCCTTCCTGTAATAGCAGACACATTTTATAACTATCCTTCAAATAGAATGAGCATTATTGGTGTAACGGGAACTAATGGCAAGACAACAACCACTTATTTTATTGATCAAATTTTTAGAAAAGCAGGCCACAAAACTGGAATAATTGGAACAATCAATTATCAAATAGGAGACAGGATCATACCTGCTGTAAATACTACACCAGACCCAATTCAATTAAGAGCATTGCTCAATCAGATGTTAGAGGTAAACACAGAGATTGCAGTAATGGAGGTTTCCTCTCACGCAATTGCTCAAAGAAGGATAGCAGGCATTGAATTTGACACCTGTATTTTTACTAACCTAACACCTGAACATTTAGACTACCATGAAACATTCGGGAAATATCAGGACACAAAGCTTCAGCTCTTTGAACAAATGGGGAAGAGCAGTAAAAAGAATACTGCTAAAAAAGCCATCATAAATATAGATGATCCTGTAAGCAGACGATTTTTTGATGTATGCCAGGTTGATATTATTACCTATGGATTAAATACAAATGCATCTGTGTATGCAACTGATATAAGATCAACCCTTAATGGTTCATGTTTTAAACTTCGCATAGGCTCTGAAAGCATAGAAGTAAAGATTAATCTTACAGGTAAATACAACATCTATAATGCGCTTGCAGCCACAAGTGCTGCGTTAGCTTTTGGTCTGTCTCTTGATGAAATTAAATCCGGACTGGAAAGTTTAAAATCAGTTCCCGGCAGGTTTGAGAAAATAACCACAGACGCAGGTTTTTGCATTATTGTTGACTATGCCCATACTCCAGACGGTATGAAGCAAGTCCTTAGTACTGCAAGAGACTTAACACCCAACAGAATAATAACAGTGTTTGGATGCGGAGGAGACAGAGACAGGTTGAAACGTCCACAAATGGGAAGGATCTCTTCAGAACTAAGCGACTATACTATCATTACCTCTGATAATCCAAGAACTGAGGATCCTATGAAGATTATTGAAGAAATTATTCAAGGCATTAAGGACACCAGCAGTTCTGCCCTTGAGATTATACCGGACAGAAAAAGCGCTATTAGGAGAGCAATAGAACTCGCTAAAG
- the rsmH gene encoding 16S rRNA (cytosine(1402)-N(4))-methyltransferase RsmH, whose product MIFKHIPVLLNEVLDLLCIKPEGIYIDCTIGEGGHSEAILDVIHPKGFLVGIDCDKSVLKITERRLRKFAGSFKLVHDNFLNITDICGQLNIKAVDGIIFDVGMSSYQIDDPERGFSFNKNGPLDMRMNRSSNLTAQNLINSLSYDELTEIFFKYGEERYSRRIASRIITERKNGSIQTTGELVTIIKKAIPLKRYRIHPATRVFQSLRIATNNELENLSTAVTQGFGLLKKEGRMCIISFHSLEDRIAKNKFKEFKMNEQAKIITKKPLTPTEGEVNKNIRSGSAKLRVSEKTQ is encoded by the coding sequence TTGATATTCAAGCATATACCTGTTTTACTTAATGAAGTACTGGATCTCCTGTGTATTAAACCTGAAGGCATATACATTGATTGCACAATTGGTGAGGGAGGACATTCTGAGGCAATACTGGATGTTATACATCCCAAAGGTTTTCTGGTTGGCATAGACTGCGATAAATCAGTCTTGAAGATAACCGAGAGAAGATTAAGAAAGTTTGCCGGCTCGTTCAAACTTGTTCACGATAATTTTTTAAATATTACAGATATTTGTGGCCAATTAAATATCAAGGCAGTAGATGGGATTATCTTTGATGTTGGAATGTCTTCGTATCAAATAGATGATCCTGAAAGAGGGTTTAGTTTTAATAAAAACGGGCCGTTGGATATGAGAATGAATCGCTCTTCTAACCTGACAGCTCAGAATCTGATTAATAGTTTATCCTACGACGAGTTAACGGAGATTTTTTTTAAATATGGAGAAGAACGATACTCCAGAAGAATTGCCTCTAGGATTATAACAGAAAGGAAAAATGGGTCTATACAAACAACAGGTGAGTTGGTAACCATAATAAAGAAGGCTATTCCTCTAAAAAGATATAGAATTCACCCTGCTACAAGAGTATTCCAGTCCTTAAGGATAGCTACAAATAATGAATTGGAAAATTTATCTACTGCAGTTACACAGGGCTTTGGTCTTCTTAAAAAGGAAGGCAGAATGTGCATAATATCATTTCATTCATTAGAAGACAGGATTGCAAAAAACAAGTTCAAGGAATTTAAAATGAATGAACAAGCTAAAATTATCACTAAAAAACCCCTGACACCAACAGAAGGAGAGGTTAATAAAAATATTCGCTCCGGGAGCGCAAAATTGAGAGTTTCAGAAAAAACACAATAA
- the mraZ gene encoding division/cell wall cluster transcriptional repressor MraZ, translating to MFYGEFTHALDEKNRLIVPMRLRGKIKETFVERFIITKGLDNCLFLFTVDEWRLFENKTKALPLTGKDARAYTRHLFAGASECTIDKQGRISIPLYLKNYAQIRKDVIIIGVMSRIEIWSRENWISYSKNTERSVNEIAEQLEI from the coding sequence ATGTTTTACGGTGAATTTACACATGCACTGGATGAGAAAAACCGTCTTATTGTCCCTATGCGACTTAGAGGGAAAATAAAAGAAACTTTTGTTGAAAGATTCATTATTACAAAAGGACTGGATAACTGTTTATTCTTATTTACAGTGGATGAATGGAGATTGTTTGAAAATAAGACAAAAGCCTTGCCTCTTACCGGCAAGGACGCTCGCGCTTACACCAGGCACTTATTTGCCGGTGCTTCTGAATGCACAATAGACAAGCAGGGAAGGATATCAATCCCTTTGTATTTGAAGAATTATGCGCAAATAAGAAAGGACGTTATTATCATCGGGGTTATGAGCCGTATAGAGATCTGGAGCAGAGAAAATTGGATTTCTTATTCGAAAAACACAGAAAGATCTGTTAATGAAATTGCGGAACAATTGGAAATTTGA
- a CDS encoding penicillin-binding transpeptidase domain-containing protein — translation MGSLNSGHKRRTAIVVIVINIALLILIGRLFYIQILQNKKLSEEAKKIQKMKIFSSTERGIIYDRNRKELAVNIKTYTLYISPKKLKDPKNVSEQLGRILLKDPEQILKQIQSRERLFTLSRKLSSEVYNEISALGLKGVQFRPESARFYPKGTLGSHVIGFVSGDNRGLEGTEKFFEDELGGKTGYYITMKDARGRELVSSRSHISSLSDGANIVLTIDEIIQHILERELDRLVEKFSPKSVTGIVMNPNTGEILAMANRPTYDPNNAGSFTHDCRRNRAVTDAYEPGSTFKVITAATALNNKVFIPEDIIFAENGSYRFMRHTIHDHEPYGKITFRQALEVSSNIAFSKIGTRIGAEELYKYIRLFGFGAKTGIELPGEAKGLLRSLSRWSKLSVGVIPFGQEISVTPLQLITAISAVANGGNLMTPMIVSSIDDKGEKIKKEFKPKVVRRVISSETSKMLSEILTGVVETGTGINAQIEGYTIAGKTGTAQKYIPGEGYSNKKYVASFIGYLPVPNPQVSILIMVNEPQGEYYGSIVAAPAFKNVAQDVARYLNISPDKGEQH, via the coding sequence ATGGGTAGTCTAAACTCTGGGCATAAACGTCGTACAGCAATTGTTGTGATAGTGATAAACATTGCTCTTCTTATTCTTATTGGGAGACTTTTTTATATCCAGATACTTCAGAATAAGAAGCTGTCTGAAGAAGCTAAAAAAATACAGAAGATGAAGATCTTCTCAAGTACTGAAAGAGGAATAATTTACGATCGAAACAGGAAAGAGTTGGCAGTAAACATAAAGACCTATACCCTTTATATCAGTCCCAAAAAGCTCAAAGATCCTAAGAATGTTTCCGAGCAGTTAGGAAGAATTCTCTTGAAAGATCCTGAGCAGATACTAAAACAAATTCAGTCTCGTGAAAGGCTTTTTACTTTAAGCAGAAAATTATCTTCTGAAGTGTATAACGAGATCTCGGCATTGGGATTAAAAGGTGTTCAGTTTCGCCCGGAAAGCGCTAGATTTTATCCAAAAGGGACATTAGGAAGTCATGTTATCGGATTTGTCAGTGGCGATAACAGGGGATTAGAAGGCACGGAGAAGTTTTTCGAGGATGAGCTGGGGGGCAAAACAGGTTATTATATCACCATGAAGGATGCTAGAGGCAGAGAACTTGTTTCATCCAGATCGCATATATCCAGTTTATCAGACGGCGCAAATATTGTTCTTACTATAGATGAAATTATACAACATATATTAGAACGTGAATTAGATAGACTGGTGGAAAAATTTAGTCCTAAGAGTGTGACAGGCATTGTTATGAATCCAAATACAGGCGAGATACTTGCCATGGCTAACAGACCGACATATGATCCAAATAACGCCGGAAGTTTTACCCATGATTGCAGAAGAAACAGAGCAGTAACAGATGCTTATGAGCCTGGATCTACTTTCAAGGTCATAACAGCAGCAACAGCTTTAAATAATAAAGTGTTTATACCTGAGGATATTATTTTTGCTGAAAACGGCTCATATAGATTTATGAGACATACAATACACGACCATGAGCCATATGGGAAAATTACATTCCGTCAGGCGCTTGAAGTATCAAGCAATATAGCATTTTCCAAGATAGGTACTAGAATCGGCGCAGAAGAGCTGTATAAGTATATTAGATTATTCGGGTTTGGAGCAAAGACAGGTATAGAGCTTCCCGGCGAGGCTAAGGGTTTACTGCGTTCTTTAAGTAGATGGTCAAAGCTTTCTGTTGGGGTTATTCCATTCGGACAGGAGATATCAGTGACGCCTCTTCAGCTTATAACTGCAATATCAGCAGTTGCAAATGGGGGAAACTTGATGACTCCTATGATTGTGAGTAGTATAGATGATAAAGGGGAAAAAATAAAAAAAGAATTCAAACCTAAGGTAGTTCGCAGGGTAATTTCTTCTGAGACAAGTAAAATGTTAAGCGAAATATTGACGGGTGTTGTAGAAACCGGAACAGGTATCAACGCGCAGATTGAGGGATACACTATTGCAGGCAAGACAGGGACTGCCCAGAAATACATACCAGGAGAGGGTTATTCCAATAAAAAATACGTAGCGTCTTTTATAGGATATTTACCAGTCCCTAACCCGCAGGTATCAATACTGATAATGGTAAATGAGCCTCAAGGAGAATATTATGGATCAATCGTTGCTGCTCCTGCATTCAAGAATGTTGCGCAGGATGTAGCAAGATATCTTAATATTTCCCCCGATAAGGGAGAACAACATTGA